In Gemmatimonadota bacterium, the DNA window TCTCCCACCAGATACACCAAAGGCTGCGGTCAAATGATCGCAGCCTTTTTTTATTCTATAAGTGAAAGGCGAGAAAACAAGCGTTCAGCGGTGTATTTAACCATCTGGATTGGTTTCTTTTACCAATGTCAGGTGGTTTTTTTATGTCTTAAAAATTTTATTTGTATAAAAAACAATAAGATATAACTAAAGAATGTTTTGGCACGGATATTGCAGACAGGTAGATGTGCGTTTGATCGATAACCAAAAATTAAAAGGAGACATACCATGGGTACTTTTTCAAGAATAAGCAATGTGGTCCGCGCTGAGGTTGACGATGTTCTGAATAAGATAGAGGATCCAAAGAAGATGGTGCGGCAGATGGTTCGAGATATGGAGGATGCGCTGGACGATGCGGTGGTTGCTGTGGCACAGGCGATGGCAAATGAGAAGTTGCTGGCGCGTCGGATTGTACAGAAGCAGGAGGATTCGGCTTTTTGGGCACGCAAGGCAGAAGATGCTATGGCTGTCGGTGAGGAAGAACTGGCGCGCAAGGCACTGGTTCAGAAGGTAGCGGTTGATGAAGCGGTCAATACCCTGCAAAAAGCACGCGAGGAAGCCGAAGAGGTGACGGCGACGCTGAAGCAACGGCTCGCAGAGCTGAAGGCGAAGTTGGCGTCTGCCCGTGCGCGACAGAGTACGCTGGCGATTCGCAGACAGGTGGTGCAGGAGGTGCGGCAAGATGCGCGTGTAGAAGCTTATGATCGGTTTGTTCGGGATGTGGCGCGGGAGGAAGCGACTGCTGAGGTCTATGCGGAGATGGTAGATGATGCGCAGTTGGAAGAAGAGTTTGATCAATTGGAGCGAAAGCAGCGCGTCGAAGCCGAGATGCAGGTGTTGAAGGAGAAGATAAAACAAAGCGCAGACCAGAATAGTGGATCTGAGCAGGAGAAATAATTATGTTGGCAAAATTATTTGGCATCGCCCTGCTGGCCGTCGGTGGGTTTGTTGCATTTTGCTTGCTGATGGTGCTCATTGGAACGATTTTTAGTATTTTGATTTTTGCGTTGAAGGTGGCAATCCCCATTTTACTGGTGTATCTGGGGTATCGGTTGATTACGAGAGATAGACATCAGGTTACATATTGAATGGTTGGCTGAGACTAACCGCTAATAAATTAAAGCCCTGGGCGTTGGATGACGCTCAGGGCTTTTGTGTACAAATGCTTGACAGAGAGACTTATTGAAGATTA includes these proteins:
- a CDS encoding PspA/IM30 family protein; the encoded protein is MGTFSRISNVVRAEVDDVLNKIEDPKKMVRQMVRDMEDALDDAVVAVAQAMANEKLLARRIVQKQEDSAFWARKAEDAMAVGEEELARKALVQKVAVDEAVNTLQKAREEAEEVTATLKQRLAELKAKLASARARQSTLAIRRQVVQEVRQDARVEAYDRFVRDVAREEATAEVYAEMVDDAQLEEEFDQLERKQRVEAEMQVLKEKIKQSADQNSGSEQEK